The Salvelinus namaycush isolate Seneca chromosome 8, SaNama_1.0, whole genome shotgun sequence genome has a segment encoding these proteins:
- the LOC120052216 gene encoding histone H3-like yields the protein MARTKQTARKSTGGKAPRKQLATKAARKSAPATGGVKKPHHYKPGTMALREIHRYQKSTELLIRKLPFQRLVREIAQDFKTDLRFQSSAVMALQEASEAYLVGLFEDTNLCAIHAKRVTIMPKDIQLARRIRRERA from the coding sequence ATGGCCAGAACCAAGCAAACCGCTCGCAAATCCACCGGTGGCAAAGCACCCAGGAAGCAGCTCGCCACCAAGGCTGCACGCAAGAGCGCCCCGGCCACCGGTGGCGTGAAGAAGCCTCACCATTACAAGCCCGGCACCATGGCTCTGCGAGAGATCCATCGTTACCAGAAGTCCACTGAGCTGCTGATCCGAAAACTGCCCTTCCAGCGCCTGGTGAGAGAAATTGCCCAGGACTTCAAGACCGACCTGCGCTTCCAGAGTTCCGCCGTGATGGCCCTGCAGGAGGCTAGCGAGGCTTACCTGGTCGGCCTGTTCGAGGACACAAACCTGTGCGCCATCCACGCCAAGAGGGTGACCATCATGCCCAAGGACATCCAGCTGGCCCGTCGTATTCGCAGAGAGCGCGCTTAA
- the LOC120052894 gene encoding histone H2B-like, translating into MPEPAKSAPKKGSKKAVTKTAGKGGKKRRKSRKESYTIYVYKVLKQVHPDTGISSKAVGIMNSFVNDIFERIAGESSRLAHYNKRSTITSREIQTAVRLLLPGELAKHAVSEGTKAVTKYTSSK; encoded by the coding sequence ATGCCCGAGCCAGCAAAGTCCGCGCCCAAGAAGGGCTCCAAGAAAGCCGTCACCAAGACCGCAGGGAAAGGCGGCAAGAAGCGCCGAAAGTCGAGGAAGGAGAGCTACACCATTTACGTGTACAAAGTCCTGAAGCAGGTCCACCCTGATACCGGCATCTCCTCCAAGGCCGTGGGAATCATGAACTCGTTCGTGAACGACATCTTCGAGCGTATCGCCGGAGAGTCCTCTCGCCTGGCCCACTACAACAAGCGTTCCACCATCACCTCCAGGGAGATCCAGACCGCAGTGCGCCTGCTACTCCCCGGCGAGCTGGCCAAGCACGCAGTGTCCGAGGGCACCAAGGCCGTGACCAAGTACACCAGCTCCAAGTAA
- the LOC120052895 gene encoding histone H4-like: MSGRGKGGKGLGKGGAKCHRKVLRDNIQGITKPTIRRLARCGGVKRISGLIYEETRGVLKVFLENVIRDAVTYTEHAKRKTVTAMDVVYALKPPSLYGFGG, encoded by the coding sequence ATGTCTGGAAGAGGCAAAGGCGGCAAGGGACTCGGAAAAGGAGGCGCCAAGTGTCACCGCAAGGTTCTCCGCGATAACATCCAGGGAATCACCAAGCCCACTATCCGCCGTCTGGCTCGCTGTGGCGGCGTGAAGCGTATCTCCGGGCTGATCTACGAGGAGACCCGTGGTGTCCTGAAAGTGTTCCTGGAGAACGTGATCCGTGACGCCGTCACCTACACCGAGCATGCCAAGAGGAAGACCGTTACCGCCATGGACGTGGTCTACGCTCTGAAACCGCCATCCCTGTACGGATTCGGCGGTTAA
- the LOC120052892 gene encoding histone H2A-like: MSGRGKTGGKARAKAKTKTRSSRAGLQFPVGRVHRLLRKGNYAKRVGAGTPVYLAAVLEYLTAEILELAGNAARDNKKTRIIPRHLQLAVRNDEELNKLLGGVTIAQGGVLPNIQEVLLPKNTEKAVKAK; this comes from the coding sequence ATGAGCGGAAGAGGCAAAACCGGAGGCAAGGCCAGGGCGAAGGCAAAGACAAAGACACGTTCATCCCGTGCCGGACTCCAGTTCCCCGTGGGCCGTGTGCACAGGCTGCTGCGTAAAGGCAACTACGCCAAGCGTGTGGGCGCTGGCACACCAGTGTACCTGGCCGCAGTGCTCGAGTACCTGACTGCTGAGATCCTGGAATTGGCCGGAAACGCTGCTCGTGACAACAAGAAGACTCGTATCATCCCCCGTCACCTGCAGCTGGCCGTCCGTAACGACGAGGAGCTGAACAAACTGCTTGGTGGCGTGACCATCGCTCAGGGTGGTGTGCTGCCCAACATCCAGGAAGTGCTGCTCCCCAAGAATACTGAAAAGGCCGTCAAAGCCAAGTAA
- the tmem109 gene encoding transmembrane protein 109 produces the protein MKVCFVLCVLSTVVVNVTCSGEYSRFDKSFNYSPGMMQVLRETLTDLSQEAHGYLVHLIGARSVETAQKCFFQLVKYLAAVAASGANVVMKYLTQFLRAAGVDVEMPVNSITPDAVVYIGQWLLLALIGYWLLSLAFRLVASTLRRVLWLLKLGVVLGLFGLILSDHSAGTETTALRLAGLVSVCVLLGIGHSGTGGDKTDLEDQVRVLERQVREMERRRRSE, from the exons ATGAAAGTGTGTTTCGTCTTGTGTGTGCTGAGCACCGTGGTAGTTAACGTTACTTGTTCGGGAGAATATAGTCGCTTCGACAAGTCATTTAACTATTCCCCGGGAATGATGCAAGTCCTCCGGGAGACGCTCACGGATTTGTCCCAGGAGGCGCACGGTTACCTTGTCCACCTTATCGGGGCGCGGTCTGTTGAAACTGCACAGAAG TGTTTCTTTCAGTTGGTCAAGTATCTGGCTGCGGTAGCGGCCAGTGGCGCAAATGTGGTTATGAAGTACCTGACCCAGTTCCTGAGGGCAGCAGGAGTTGATG ttgAAATGCCTGTTAACAGTATCACCCCAGATGCTGTGGTCTATATCGGTCAGTGGCTTCTGCTGGCTCTCATTGGCTACTGGCTGCTGTCCCTGGCCTTCCGCTTGGTGGCATCCACTCTGAGGCGGGTCCTGTGGCTACTGAAGCTGGGTGTGGTTTTAGGACTGTTTGGCTTGATCCTAAGCGATCACAGCGCTGGAACAGAGACTACGGCGCTGCGATTGGCCGGCCTGGTGAGCGTCTGCGTCCTATTGGGTATAGGGCATTCTGGCACCGGAGGCGACAAAACCGACCTGGAGGATCAAGTGAGGGTGCTAGAGAGACAagtgagagaaatggagaggaggaggaggagtgagtga